DNA sequence from the Treponema sp. OMZ 838 genome:
ACCGCCATCCTTGGCGGAATTGATACGTTGAGGATTTTCAGTAGCAACATAGTTTCCGTAAGCCTTTTGAAATAGACGGTACAGATACAAGGAGTTAGGCAAAAAAGTACCGCAGGCGTATCTTTGATACGTTGAGGACACTTTTTTGCCGTACGACGCAGTAGATGTGCCGTATATTTCAAAAGGTTGGTCTAGTAGGTCTTATTATGCGGCAAAATAATCGGGAACAGTTTTACATCCTTTGCCTTTGCCGCTTCGATAACGCCCTCTTTCGTAATTGAGCCTTGAGGGCGGGGGTGGGGTGGGGCATCGCCGATAAGGATCAGTTTACGGTCGGTGTCCGTATCGGTGCGCCATTCAAGGTCGAGTCCCGCATCGATGCCTTCGTAAACCGCTTCGGGGATGTCGCGGCCGCCGAATACGCTAAAGCTCTTGAGCGCAGCGGAAAAACGATCGATATCCGAGGTAAAATCGGTTGCGGTTTTAGTCAAAAAATCATCATAGTAGTCCTTATAAAGGACAAGCCCTATCCGGTATGAATCATACTTGGGAAGTATCTTTTTCAATGAGATTGCAAGCAGCTCTCTGACTTTTTGTATATCATCCTTCATACTTTCGGTTGCATCGATAACAAACACCACATCGAGGTTCTTGCGCTTCTTTGGTGTCAAGATGACTTCAATCGACGGCATAATACCGTCAACATTCTTTGAATAGATCAGTTTATTGCCGCTCAAACGGGCAAGTTCCGAAAAAGCCGTAGCAGCCGGTTCGCTAAAAGCCGGATCATGCACTTCCTTAATCGATTTTTGCGTTACACGGAGGACGAAGGGGTTATCGCTAAAAGAGCCGGTATAATCGGCATACGGCTTTTCAAATGCGCGGATATTAAAAAACGTGCCGTCCAATACCTGCACTTCGCCGTGTCTGTCCCATTCATAGCCGTAACAGATAATATACGGTACCCAGATATGAAATGCTTCGCCGAGCGGCGTGTCTTTTTCCGGGCTGGAGTCTATCAGGCTGTAAAGCCGCTTTCCGCGGGTATCCAGCTCTTTGCCGTTCAGGATACGTTTTTCATCGCCGTTAATGCTGTTGTATTGGAAATCGCGGTATGCAAAGTTATCGAGCCGATTTTGAGGATCCTTTGTCGTCTCCGTCATCAAGATGGAAGCGATATCGGGCTTTTTTCGAATATAAAAGTGATATCCGGCGCCCTTAGGGTCTTGAATAACCGCAAGATCGCTTTGGTCAAGCTCTAAATCCGCCCCGAATACGGGAAACAGGAAGCCGATAAGCGCAATAACCGTAATAATACCGTTCTTTTTCATACCTTTAATATCGAACGGATTACTTATGCGGCTTAATTTTTTTCTGCATTTTTTCGGGATTTTTCTGTTTGCTTTCTTTTATATCCCACTCAACGTCGATGAGGCGGGCTTCCAAATCAGGGATTCTTTTGAGGTTGATACAGCTTTTCCTATGAATGATAACTCCTCTTCCGTTTGCGACATAGCCGCAGATGGCGGAATCGGAGGTCGGCTTGCAGCACCCTGCAAAACGTACGGGAAAGTTGGTAGAACCGCCGATGCGTATCCGCAATGCTGGATTCTTCTTGGGATCCTTTTGAGCTGATTCAAGTTCTCGTTTTGCCGTTTCAGCTTCTTCTGGTGTTTCTTTGGGCGGCCGTGGTGCTTCTTTTGTCGCATCTTCGGCAATATCCGTTCGCTGTCCTTTTTCTTCTTTTTCAGTGTGGAGGAGATTTTCGTGCAGTTGGAGCCATGCGCGGATTTTTTGACGAGCCCGCGTCGTATGGGCGTTTTCGTACTGGTTGTGCGTGGGGTGCGCGTTCGGGTGCGTGATAACCTCCACCACTTGCGTGTTTTTGAGCGGGCGAGAAAGCGGGATGATGGCGCCGTCAGCCTTCGCGGATACGAGCTTTTCCCCTATCGACGAGTGGATACGGTATGCAAAATCGACGGCGGTTGCACCGGCGGGCAGCTCGATAATATCACCTTTAGGCGTAAACACAAAAATCGAATCGCTTAATAAATCGCTTTTGAGTTCCGCAAGGAATTCTTCATTATTAAAGCGCTGTTGCGCGAGCGACTTGACCTGCTGCACAAAAGATAATTCCTGCTCGTTTGCCGTTTTGTTCTTGCTGTGTTTTTTATACACCCAGTGGCTTGCAACGCCGCGCTCGGCTATTTCGTGCATTTCGTGCGTGCGGATTTGGATTTCTAAGGTTTGCCCGCCTTTACAGATAACGGTGGTGTGGAGACTTTGATAGCCGTTCGCTTTCGGCATCGCGATGTAGTCCTTGAAGCGACCTTCAAGCGGCTTCCATACCGTGTGCATCAAGCCGAGGATGGTATAGCACTCGTTCACGGTGGTGCATAAAATCCGCACCGCGAGGAGGTCGTACAATTCATCCGCCGCCTTGTTCCGCTTTTTCATTTTTTGATAGATAGACCAAAAGTGTTTGGCGCGGCTCTGCACCTTAACCTTGATTCCCGATTTTTCCATCGTTTGATAGATTGTTTTTTCGGTGCTTTGTAAAAAGGCTTCCCGTTCTTTTTTCTTTGCCGCAACAACGTCTTTTATCTGATCGAAGGCCTCGCGGTTAATGTATTTGAGGCTTAAATCTTCAAGCTCATTTTGAACGGTGGAAATACCCATCCGCTGGGCAAGCGGCGCCCAGATTTCGCTGATTTCTCGGGCGATACCGCGCTGCCGCTCGGCAGGATATTCGGAAATATACCGAATCTTATCGAGCCGGTCGGCAAGTTGGATAATCATAACCCGTAAGTCGCTTACGAGGGAGAAGAACATTTTGCACACGGTATCGGTATGTTCTTTGCTTTTGTTATACAGCTTTACATCGGAGAACTTTGCCGCCGCATTCAAAATATCCGCGGCCGTATTCCCGAATTGAGCACGCAGTTGCTCCTCCGGTAACGTAAAGCTGCCGTCTTCGCTGTAGAGCAGCG
Encoded proteins:
- a CDS encoding bifunctional (p)ppGpp synthetase/guanosine-3',5'-bis(diphosphate) 3'-pyrophosphohydrolase — its product is MVEKVENLSSLEHFFAQYPCYAEAESPEDAARITAAWNLLLTNRIPDTAADAPIPHDAAHSLRMAHSLAALEMDSESIICALLYSEDGSFTLPEEQLRAQFGNTAADILNAAAKFSDVKLYNKSKEHTDTVCKMFFSLVSDLRVMIIQLADRLDKIRYISEYPAERQRGIAREISEIWAPLAQRMGISTVQNELEDLSLKYINREAFDQIKDVVAAKKKEREAFLQSTEKTIYQTMEKSGIKVKVQSRAKHFWSIYQKMKKRNKAADELYDLLAVRILCTTVNECYTILGLMHTVWKPLEGRFKDYIAMPKANGYQSLHTTVICKGGQTLEIQIRTHEMHEIAERGVASHWVYKKHSKNKTANEQELSFVQQVKSLAQQRFNNEEFLAELKSDLLSDSIFVFTPKGDIIELPAGATAVDFAYRIHSSIGEKLVSAKADGAIIPLSRPLKNTQVVEVITHPNAHPTHNQYENAHTTRARQKIRAWLQLHENLLHTEKEEKGQRTDIAEDATKEAPRPPKETPEEAETAKRELESAQKDPKKNPALRIRIGGSTNFPVRFAGCCKPTSDSAICGYVANGRGVIIHRKSCINLKRIPDLEARLIDVEWDIKESKQKNPEKMQKKIKPHK
- a CDS encoding VWA domain-containing protein, which gives rise to MKKNGIITVIALIGFLFPVFGADLELDQSDLAVIQDPKGAGYHFYIRKKPDIASILMTETTKDPQNRLDNFAYRDFQYNSINGDEKRILNGKELDTRGKRLYSLIDSSPEKDTPLGEAFHIWVPYIICYGYEWDRHGEVQVLDGTFFNIRAFEKPYADYTGSFSDNPFVLRVTQKSIKEVHDPAFSEPAATAFSELARLSGNKLIYSKNVDGIMPSIEVILTPKKRKNLDVVFVIDATESMKDDIQKVRELLAISLKKILPKYDSYRIGLVLYKDYYDDFLTKTATDFTSDIDRFSAALKSFSVFGGRDIPEAVYEGIDAGLDLEWRTDTDTDRKLILIGDAPPHPRPQGSITKEGVIEAAKAKDVKLFPIILPHNKTY